In a genomic window of Leptidea sinapis chromosome 14, ilLepSina1.1, whole genome shotgun sequence:
- the LOC126967943 gene encoding protein dachsous isoform X4, with product MWRAIICLLAVVAAAEHVREFTVRENARAGALVGHLGDELPDAAPPYTIVPVPGSAVNDDLKIDPHTGEIRTRMPLDRENRDHYALVAIPASGDNIRVVVHVSDENDNAPTFPTPVMDVEFSENTPRDVKRKLNPAKDQDLGTFNTQKYNIVSGNTDNAFRLSSHRERDGVLYLDLQINGFLDRETTDHYELVIEALDGGTPPLRGTMTVNITILDVNDNPPVFAESAYSAMIPENATVGTTVLKVFATDSDTGENGIIEYSINRRQSDKENMFKIDPETGEVTVNKALDFETKELHELVVVARDKGAQPLETTAFVSIRVTDVNDNQPTIDVIFLSDDATPKISEAAQLDEFVARISVHDPDSKTEYSNVNVTLSGGDGHFDLRTHDNIIYLVVVALPLDRESQSSYTLNVVATDKGSPPLHASRIINLRVTDINDNPPVFLDSVYKTSVLEAATAGTPVIQVTATDADEGENSEIRYSLSSTPQSDWFSIDERSGLITTRSQVDCETNSMPQLTVVASDRGNPALSATATLLVTVLDVNDNEPIFDQSFYNVTVLENEAVGSCILKVTLVIIQRYASLTRSSKM from the coding sequence ATGTGGCGCGCTATTATCTGTCTCTTGGCCGTAGTGGCCGCGGCGGAACACGTCCGCGAGTTCACGGTCAGAGAAAACGCTCGAGCTGGAGCGCTAGTAGGACATCTCGGCGACGAACTACCCGACGCCGCCCCACCGTACACAATCGTACCCGTCCCTGGTAGTGCAGTCAATGACGATCTCAAAATTGACCCGCACACTGGTGAAATTCGGACAAGAATGCCACTAGACCGAGAAAATAGAGATCATTACGCTCTAGTCGCCATCCCTGCCAGCGGTGATAACATCCGTGTAGTTGTGCATGTCTCAGATGAGAACGATAACGCCCCCACTTTCCCCACACCCGTTATGGACGTTGAGTTCTCCGAAAATACTCCTAGAGACGTAAAACGAAAATTGAATCCAGCAAAGGATCAAGATCTGGGTACATTTAatactcaaaagtataatattgtatcaGGCAACACTGATAATGCTTTCAGACTCTCTTCACACAGAGAACGTGATGGTGTGTTATACTTAGATTTACAAATCAATGGTTTTCTTGATAGGGAAACGACGGATCACTATGAGCTTGTTATAGAAGCTTTAGATGGTGGTACACCTCCGTTGCGAGGTACAATGACTGTAAATATAACTATTTTAGATGTAAATGATAATCCTCCTGTTTTTGCTGAAAGTGCATATTCAGCTATGATACCAGAAAATGCCACAGTGGGAACTACTGTATTAAAAGTTTTCGCAACTGATTCAGACACAGGTGAAAATGGTATTATAGAATACTCTATAAACCGTAGGCAAAGTGATAAGGAAAATATGTTCAAAATTGATCCAGAAACAGGAGAAGTGACTGTAAATAAAGCGTTAGATTTTGAAACCAAAGAACTTCACGAATTGGTCGTTGTAGCGAGAGATAAAGGCGCTCAACCTTTAGAGACAACTGCATTTGTGTCCATACGTGTCACTGATGTTAATGATAATCAACCCACGAttgatgttatatttttaagtgacgATGCGACTCCCAAAATATCTGAGGCTGCCCAGTTGGATGAATTCGTTGCAAGAATATCTGTGCATGACCCAGATTCTAAGACGGAATACTCAAACGTTAACGTTACTTTAAGTGGTGGTGATGGGCATTTTGATTTACGGACGCATGATAATATCATATACTTAGTGGTAGTTGCGTTACCGTTAGATCGCGAGTCTCAGTCGTCGTACACTCTGAATGTAGTGGCCACTGATAAAGGCTCGCCTCCATTGCACGCATCCCGTATCATTAACCTCCGAGTGACTGATATAAATGACAACCCTCCAGTGTTCCTCGATAGCGTTTATAAAACCAGTGTGCTAGAAGCAGCGACAGCTGGAACTCCAGTTATCCAAGTAACAGCCACAGATGCAGACGAAGGGGAAAACTCTGAAATACGTTATTCTCTGAGTTCTACACCGCAATCTGATTGGTTTTCAATAGACGAGCGTTCTGGCTTAATAACAACTCGGTCTCAAGTTGATTGTGAAACGAATTCAATGCCTCAATTAACGGTGGTGGCGAGTGATCGCGGTAACCCAGCATTGTCTGCTACTGCCACATTATTGGTAACAGTGCTAGATGTTAATGATAATGAACCGATCTTCGACCAGTCTTTCTACAACGTGACGGTGCTGGAGAACGAAGCTGTCGGCAGCTGCATTTTGAAG